The following are encoded together in the Pseudidiomarina andamanensis genome:
- the cysS gene encoding cysteine--tRNA ligase, translating into MLKVFNTLTRQKEEFKPITPGEVKLYVCGVTIYDYCHIGHARTYVAFDVVVRYLRSRGYKVKYVRNITDVDDKIIRRAAENNEAIDAVTERYTRAMHDDFDALNLVRPDVEPTVTGHMGDIIAMIETLIANGNAYVATDGDVLFDVSTFTGYGKLSRQNLEQLQAGARVDVAENKQDPLDFVLWKQAKTGEPSWPSPWGDGRPGWHIECSAMNKRHLGENFDIHGGGSDLIFPHHENEVAQSCCANHSDYVNYWMHSGMVQVDEVKMSKSLGNFFTIRDVLAQYDAETVRYFLISSHYRSQLNYSKDNLDQARSGLERLYTALRDAPEGTIDPALTASQIERFNAAMDDDFNVPEALSVLFELAREVNRTVQNDAPKASAYAAQLRELGHQLGLLEQQPEAFLQGGGDDDDVAKIEALIAERNDARAAKDWARADAARDALKALNIELEDSPTGTKWRRI; encoded by the coding sequence ATGTTGAAAGTTTTTAATACGTTAACCCGCCAAAAAGAAGAGTTTAAGCCAATTACGCCAGGTGAAGTTAAGCTATATGTGTGCGGGGTAACTATTTACGATTACTGTCACATTGGTCATGCACGTACCTATGTTGCATTTGATGTTGTGGTGCGTTATCTGCGCTCACGCGGCTACAAAGTTAAATATGTTCGTAATATTACCGATGTGGATGACAAAATCATTCGCCGTGCGGCTGAAAATAACGAAGCTATCGACGCGGTGACTGAGCGCTACACGCGTGCCATGCATGACGACTTTGACGCATTGAATTTAGTTCGTCCTGATGTTGAACCAACGGTTACGGGTCATATGGGCGACATTATTGCCATGATTGAAACGCTCATTGCCAATGGCAATGCTTATGTTGCGACAGATGGTGATGTGTTATTTGATGTCAGTACCTTTACTGGCTATGGCAAACTCAGTCGGCAGAACCTTGAGCAACTGCAAGCCGGGGCTCGTGTTGATGTTGCCGAAAACAAACAAGATCCGCTCGATTTTGTTCTGTGGAAACAAGCCAAAACGGGTGAGCCAAGTTGGCCATCGCCATGGGGCGACGGCCGCCCTGGGTGGCATATTGAGTGTTCAGCAATGAATAAACGTCACCTCGGTGAAAATTTCGATATTCATGGTGGCGGTTCTGATTTGATTTTCCCGCACCATGAGAACGAAGTAGCGCAAAGCTGCTGCGCCAATCATAGCGACTATGTGAATTATTGGATGCATAGCGGTATGGTGCAGGTTGATGAAGTTAAGATGTCGAAATCATTAGGAAACTTCTTCACCATTCGTGATGTGCTTGCGCAATACGATGCCGAAACGGTTCGCTACTTCTTGATTTCGAGCCATTATCGCTCACAGTTGAACTACTCTAAAGACAACCTTGATCAAGCGCGCTCAGGGTTGGAACGTTTATACACGGCGCTGCGCGATGCACCAGAGGGAACGATTGATCCAGCATTAACAGCTTCTCAAATTGAACGTTTTAACGCCGCGATGGATGACGATTTTAACGTGCCAGAGGCGTTGTCTGTATTGTTCGAACTGGCGCGAGAGGTCAATCGTACAGTTCAAAATGATGCACCAAAAGCGTCGGCGTATGCGGCACAATTGCGAGAGCTTGGACATCAGTTAGGTTTGCTGGAACAACAACCGGAAGCCTTTTTGCAAGGTGGTGGTGACGATGACGACGTTGCCAAAATTGAAGCTTTAATTGCCGAGCGAAATGATGCGCGAGCAGCCAAAGATTGGGCGCGTGCGGATGCGGCACGAGATGCGCTGAAGGCACTGAATATTGAATTAGAAGACAGTCCAACCGGCACCAAGTGGCGCCGTATATAG
- a CDS encoding M17 family metallopeptidase: MAFPTVNVFENYAATAGGDFDAVILIGDFAEAIPDDFSDYVSQAQQFDARVGKQALLVPADVAGGRLILAPTGPLTRDYDDVRNISDAAGAAARIAQQAGVTKPLMIVFGVPSEARYGQAEAVAYWGLCQALYEPLEAREHHGEATLETVTGVGIVGALDETWLQAVEAGKRVARDLAGTEPERMAPPRFAEYCQQAFAHSPVRVTVIDDVQQLQHEYPLLMAVARASLGVTRHQPCVVRLEYKAPAAEQTLMFAGKGIVYDTGGADVKTGGHMAGMSRDKGGAAGVAGFIKTVAEMRPETLNVVAELGVVRNSIGADAFVADEIITAHSGVRVRIGNTDAEGRLVLADLLSHLREEAVDYPRPQLFSVATLTGHAALAKGPYTALIPNGPARVNEVTDKLWEAGEVYGDPTEISWSRREDYDFVRPRTKADDTLSSNNGPSATTKRGHQFPMAFLAIASGLDKHGTDSQQPLPYVHVDIAGSGVEGGDWQHGKPTATPVTCFAGCYLHQ; the protein is encoded by the coding sequence ATGGCATTTCCAACGGTTAATGTATTTGAGAACTATGCTGCCACAGCTGGCGGCGACTTTGACGCAGTTATTTTAATCGGTGATTTCGCCGAGGCCATTCCTGATGACTTCAGTGATTATGTATCACAGGCGCAACAGTTCGATGCACGCGTCGGTAAGCAAGCATTATTGGTTCCGGCAGATGTGGCTGGCGGTCGTTTGATTCTTGCGCCAACTGGGCCATTAACGCGTGATTATGATGATGTACGAAATATTAGTGATGCAGCTGGTGCTGCTGCACGTATAGCCCAACAGGCGGGTGTTACCAAGCCGTTAATGATTGTTTTCGGCGTACCGAGCGAAGCCCGATACGGTCAAGCCGAAGCGGTTGCCTATTGGGGACTATGTCAGGCGCTTTATGAGCCATTAGAGGCACGAGAGCATCATGGTGAAGCCACATTAGAGACCGTCACAGGCGTTGGTATTGTCGGTGCATTGGATGAAACTTGGTTGCAAGCCGTAGAAGCAGGTAAGCGAGTCGCGCGCGATTTAGCGGGCACGGAACCAGAGCGAATGGCACCGCCGCGTTTTGCTGAATATTGTCAACAGGCGTTTGCCCATTCTCCGGTGCGTGTCACCGTTATTGACGACGTGCAGCAACTTCAGCATGAATACCCGTTACTGATGGCCGTAGCCCGAGCTTCATTAGGTGTAACACGCCATCAACCATGTGTAGTGCGTTTAGAGTATAAAGCACCGGCGGCAGAGCAAACGTTGATGTTTGCCGGTAAAGGCATTGTCTATGATACTGGCGGTGCTGATGTGAAAACTGGTGGCCACATGGCTGGTATGAGTCGCGATAAAGGCGGTGCAGCGGGTGTTGCCGGTTTTATCAAAACTGTCGCCGAAATGCGTCCAGAAACGCTAAACGTTGTGGCTGAACTCGGTGTTGTGCGCAATAGTATTGGGGCTGACGCATTTGTCGCGGATGAGATCATTACGGCACATAGCGGAGTGCGAGTTCGCATTGGTAATACCGACGCAGAGGGCCGTCTCGTATTGGCTGATCTGTTATCGCATCTTCGTGAAGAAGCGGTAGACTATCCGCGTCCACAATTATTCAGTGTAGCGACGTTAACTGGGCATGCTGCGTTAGCGAAAGGTCCCTACACGGCATTGATCCCGAATGGCCCAGCGCGCGTAAATGAGGTGACAGATAAACTGTGGGAAGCTGGCGAAGTGTATGGTGACCCGACAGAAATTTCATGGTCACGAAGAGAAGACTACGATTTTGTGCGTCCGCGAACCAAAGCAGATGACACTTTATCGAGTAATAACGGACCTTCAGCAACAACCAAGCGCGGACACCAATTCCCGATGGCATTTTTAGCAATTGCCTCAGGGTTGGATAAGCATGGTACCGATAGTCAACAACCGTTGCCATATGTGCACGTGGACATTGCTGGTAGCGGAGTGGAAGGTGGTGATTGGCAACATGGTAAGCCAACAGCAACCCCTGTGACTTGTTTTGCTGGATGTTACTTACATCAATAA
- a CDS encoding TonB-dependent receptor domain-containing protein, giving the protein MVSQFRKSPLALFVTSFVSLTASATVLAQQAEQEAHEHEDTEVIVVTASPLNRTALESAQPISVMAGDELREQHAHTLGETLAHEPGVNATHFAGVASSPIIRGLDGPRVKITQNGLDSGDVSRGSPDHAVTTETSVAQQIEIFRGPATLLYGSGAIGGVVNVVDNRIAQELTGGTNGFYGTKFDSASNLREGTAGFTADHKNTVWHFDAFKRRSDDYQVPEFTNDEGETTNEIENSFIDAQGANVGVSYIFDNGYLGASYGRLEQQYGIPGHGHGEEEHGEEEHEESAGVEEHTEVGPFADMWQNRIQVHGGWLNPFTNIERVELRYGFTDYQHQEIEDGEPSTTFTNNLHELRLTANHQALFGWEGAFGYHYFDQAQEAFGEEAYTPNSTTTKHGLFWLLERNIDALNWQVGARVEDVDVNDYSFTPVSASVGFTYPLIPGMQLSTNLSHAQRAPSANELLSNGAHLATQTYEIGLAYSVHEEAEHAYHIEPADVAPEVEVSNNIDIGLHLDYSHFHMDWNVFYNRVNDFVYGAFTGINSVDIEAEGEHNDGDVHDHAEGLPVISYVQRNVDLYGYELSTRYEFNEQWQLHGFSDYVRAKVRDGGENLPRIPSQRIGAELRYAADRWETKLGYTWYNKQTYVAPLEEKTDSFGLVNAQLNWFPQALAAHNISLYFKAENLTDELGYVHSSFLKEDAPMRGRNFSIGLRGEF; this is encoded by the coding sequence ATGGTATCGCAGTTTCGTAAGAGTCCATTGGCATTATTCGTAACAAGTTTTGTCAGTTTAACTGCCAGCGCCACAGTTTTAGCGCAACAAGCAGAGCAAGAAGCTCACGAGCACGAAGATACGGAAGTGATTGTTGTCACCGCAAGCCCATTAAATAGAACAGCTCTTGAGTCAGCACAGCCTATTTCTGTCATGGCTGGCGATGAATTGCGTGAACAGCATGCTCACACATTGGGTGAAACCTTGGCCCATGAACCGGGCGTCAATGCCACGCATTTCGCCGGCGTGGCCAGTAGTCCAATTATTCGAGGCTTAGATGGCCCGCGTGTCAAAATCACCCAGAACGGTCTTGATAGTGGCGATGTCTCACGAGGCTCACCTGATCACGCAGTGACGACGGAAACTTCCGTTGCCCAGCAAATCGAGATATTCCGTGGTCCCGCAACTCTGCTTTACGGTTCTGGTGCAATTGGCGGCGTGGTGAATGTTGTTGATAACCGTATCGCTCAAGAGTTAACAGGCGGTACAAACGGTTTCTACGGAACGAAGTTCGATAGCGCCAGCAACTTACGCGAAGGCACTGCCGGTTTCACGGCAGATCATAAAAACACGGTTTGGCACTTTGATGCTTTTAAACGTCGTAGCGATGATTACCAAGTACCCGAGTTCACCAATGATGAAGGGGAGACCACCAATGAAATTGAAAACAGCTTCATTGATGCCCAGGGTGCAAACGTTGGCGTGAGTTATATCTTTGACAACGGTTATTTAGGCGCATCTTACGGGCGCTTAGAGCAACAATATGGCATTCCTGGTCATGGGCATGGTGAAGAAGAGCATGGCGAAGAAGAGCATGAAGAATCAGCTGGCGTTGAAGAGCACACTGAAGTTGGTCCGTTTGCCGATATGTGGCAAAACCGTATTCAAGTGCATGGCGGTTGGCTCAATCCATTCACTAATATCGAGCGTGTTGAACTCCGTTATGGTTTCACCGATTACCAGCACCAAGAAATTGAAGACGGTGAGCCAAGCACCACATTTACCAACAATCTGCATGAACTGCGTTTAACTGCGAACCATCAAGCGTTGTTCGGTTGGGAAGGAGCATTTGGATATCATTATTTCGACCAGGCCCAAGAAGCCTTTGGTGAAGAAGCTTACACGCCGAACTCGACGACCACGAAGCACGGGTTATTTTGGTTGCTTGAAAGAAATATCGACGCACTCAATTGGCAAGTTGGTGCGCGTGTGGAAGATGTCGATGTGAATGACTATTCCTTCACGCCTGTGTCTGCATCGGTAGGTTTTACCTATCCGCTAATACCTGGCATGCAATTATCAACGAATCTAAGTCATGCGCAGCGTGCTCCTTCAGCCAACGAGTTACTCTCCAACGGCGCGCACTTGGCAACGCAAACCTATGAGATCGGTTTAGCTTACAGCGTACATGAAGAGGCCGAGCATGCTTACCATATTGAGCCTGCTGATGTTGCACCTGAAGTCGAGGTATCGAACAACATCGATATTGGTTTGCACCTTGACTACAGCCATTTTCATATGGACTGGAATGTCTTTTATAATCGTGTGAACGATTTCGTCTATGGCGCTTTCACTGGCATCAATAGCGTTGATATTGAAGCCGAAGGCGAACATAACGACGGCGACGTTCACGACCATGCCGAAGGGCTGCCAGTAATCAGTTATGTTCAACGTAACGTTGATTTGTATGGTTATGAACTAAGTACTCGTTACGAATTTAACGAACAATGGCAACTACACGGTTTTAGTGACTATGTGCGAGCCAAAGTACGCGATGGCGGTGAAAATTTACCGCGCATTCCATCGCAACGTATTGGGGCAGAATTGCGTTATGCGGCTGATCGTTGGGAAACCAAACTTGGCTACACTTGGTACAACAAGCAAACCTATGTGGCACCGTTAGAAGAAAAAACGGATAGTTTTGGTTTAGTTAATGCCCAGCTCAATTGGTTTCCGCAAGCTCTTGCGGCGCACAATATCAGCCTGTACTTCAAGGCAGAGAATTTGACCGACGAACTCGGCTACGTCCACTCATCTTTCTTGAAAGAAGACGCTCCTATGCGTGGTCGCAACTTTAGTATTGGGTTACGTGGCGAATTCTAG
- a CDS encoding MBL fold metallo-hydrolase: MRGLKLGVLSAVMLFASTTAQAQSNMDDVEIKATQLSERVYMLTGMGGNIGVYVGDDGVVMIDAQYKGLADKITAAIAKISEQPIRTLVNTHFHGDHTDGNAAFAKQGVKIVAHENVKTRLAANEKFEREGLPTITFDKSLEVKTGSTAVRLKHYPHGHTDGDVVVWFPSSNIIHAGDLFFVDRFPFIDLNAGGNVQGFIDNVRAVIADIDGDTQIIPGHGSLSKRSDWLRLVHMIEATREEVMTMKEQGMTEDEAVAKGLSEQWADWSWSFITEERWIRTLYK, translated from the coding sequence ATGCGTGGTTTGAAACTTGGCGTACTAAGTGCGGTTATGTTGTTTGCTTCGACAACCGCTCAAGCACAATCAAATATGGACGACGTGGAGATTAAAGCCACGCAGCTGAGTGAACGGGTTTACATGCTAACTGGCATGGGCGGCAACATTGGCGTCTATGTTGGTGACGATGGCGTTGTTATGATTGATGCCCAGTACAAAGGGTTAGCTGATAAAATTACGGCAGCTATTGCTAAGATTTCTGAGCAACCAATACGCACTCTAGTGAATACCCACTTTCACGGCGACCACACCGATGGTAATGCAGCGTTCGCGAAACAGGGCGTTAAAATAGTGGCTCATGAAAATGTGAAAACGCGTTTGGCAGCCAATGAGAAGTTTGAACGTGAAGGTCTTCCAACTATTACCTTTGATAAGTCTCTTGAGGTGAAAACAGGTTCAACTGCTGTGCGTTTGAAGCATTACCCACATGGTCATACCGATGGTGACGTGGTGGTGTGGTTCCCAAGCAGTAATATTATTCACGCTGGTGACTTATTCTTTGTGGATCGCTTCCCGTTCATTGATTTGAATGCGGGTGGTAACGTACAAGGTTTCATCGACAATGTGCGCGCGGTTATTGCTGATATTGATGGTGACACGCAAATTATTCCGGGTCATGGAAGTTTATCAAAACGTAGCGATTGGTTACGTTTGGTTCATATGATTGAAGCAACCCGTGAAGAAGTCATGACCATGAAAGAGCAGGGCATGACTGAAGATGAAGCGGTAGCAAAAGGCCTTAGTGAACAATGGGCTGATTGGTCATGGAGCTTCATCACTGAAGAACGTTGGATTCGTACGTTGTACAAGTAA
- a CDS encoding peptidylprolyl isomerase: protein MQVTLHTNHGDITLKLFAEKAPKTVENFLTYVREGFYENTLFHRVIRGFMIQGGGFNLEMVQKPTHAPVENEANNGVKNMRGTIAMARTQDPHSATAQFFINVADNEFLNFKNESMGGWGYCVFGEVVEGMDVVTAIEAVRTSHAGFHQDVPVDDVVIKSATISE, encoded by the coding sequence ATGCAGGTAACCCTACACACCAATCATGGCGACATCACCTTAAAATTATTCGCCGAAAAAGCACCAAAAACTGTGGAAAACTTCCTGACTTATGTGCGTGAAGGTTTTTATGAGAATACGTTGTTCCACCGCGTCATTCGTGGCTTTATGATTCAAGGTGGTGGTTTCAACTTAGAGATGGTGCAAAAGCCAACGCATGCGCCAGTTGAGAATGAAGCCAACAATGGCGTGAAAAACATGCGTGGCACCATTGCCATGGCACGCACACAAGACCCGCATTCAGCAACTGCGCAGTTCTTCATTAACGTTGCTGACAACGAGTTCCTCAACTTCAAAAATGAAAGCATGGGCGGCTGGGGCTATTGCGTATTTGGCGAAGTGGTTGAAGGTATGGACGTTGTGACTGCTATTGAAGCAGTGCGTACTAGCCATGCTGGTTTCCACCAAGATGTGCCAGTTGATGATGTGGTGATTAAGAGCGCCACAATCAGCGAGTAA
- a CDS encoding S9 family peptidase gives MRCTRVLQAIIIFIGFLSVSLLASPLPQNAIQQVEPLSIKRIFSAPNLTTPAPQQIKFAPSGRHISYLAGSNEQPNVQDLWLYDVRENKHQIIVKANELSDPNQRLSTEEKARRERLRISSSGIVDYQWSPTGNALLFPVNGELYLFDIATSKVAQLTDDKVFATDARFSPEGNFISYVHDYNLYVIDRKTRKTYQLTKRQSDTEQFATAEFVAQEEMKRMTGYWWSPNEQHIALTRIDLSPVDVQQRVDVYAERTELVEQRYPAAGTNNVALDLGWLNIADALASDKDDKVPATPATVHWLNLAKHHNEQGYLARVKWLPNSLSFSYQWQNRSQNRLTLMMYTLAEKTSKSILEETSTTWINLNDDLYFLSDSRYFIWASERSGFKHLYLYRTDGSLIRQLTSGDWMVDNLSHVDEITGVIYFTGRKETPLERHLYRANLNNSSPGQPSQLSTRAGMHNVVFAADGRSYIDYFSSSRQPPQVSLHGPTGERITWLHENRLDQGHPLSPYLATWSYPEFGHLEAADGQRLYYQINKPAQIADNQNHPAIVMVYGGPRAQRVTNSWGDYFTQYLVQQGYVVFKLDNRGSGNRGRQFESGIYRQLSQLEVADQKVGAKWLAKQPYVNSSRIGVFGHSYGGYMALHLIMRAPELFSAAVAGAPVTDWALYDTHYTERYMGTPQDNPEGYQQANVLTYADNLKKPLMIYHGMADDNVLFTHTAMLAHRLQQSMIPFDMMAYPGKAHGIRGREASIHRYQLVTDFFNRHLR, from the coding sequence ATGCGTTGTACTCGTGTACTGCAAGCTATTATTATCTTTATTGGTTTTCTAAGTGTCTCTTTGTTGGCGTCACCGTTACCGCAAAATGCCATTCAACAAGTTGAGCCGCTTTCCATTAAGCGTATTTTTTCTGCACCAAACCTAACAACCCCAGCGCCACAACAAATCAAATTTGCTCCCTCTGGGCGACATATAAGTTATTTAGCGGGGTCAAATGAACAGCCAAATGTACAAGATTTATGGTTGTACGATGTGCGCGAGAACAAACATCAGATTATCGTTAAAGCGAATGAGTTAAGCGACCCTAATCAACGCTTATCTACAGAAGAAAAAGCGCGTCGCGAACGCTTGCGAATCAGCTCGAGTGGCATCGTTGATTACCAATGGTCACCAACTGGTAATGCCTTGTTATTCCCAGTGAATGGAGAGCTTTACTTATTCGATATAGCAACTAGTAAGGTTGCTCAGTTAACGGATGACAAAGTTTTCGCAACCGACGCTCGCTTTTCGCCTGAGGGTAATTTCATTAGCTACGTTCATGACTACAACTTATACGTCATTGACCGTAAAACACGAAAAACTTACCAACTCACCAAACGCCAATCAGATACCGAGCAATTCGCTACCGCAGAGTTTGTCGCACAAGAAGAAATGAAGCGTATGACAGGCTATTGGTGGAGCCCGAATGAACAGCACATTGCACTCACCCGCATCGATCTCTCACCGGTTGATGTTCAACAACGCGTTGATGTTTATGCAGAGCGTACCGAACTCGTTGAGCAACGCTACCCTGCCGCAGGCACGAACAATGTCGCTCTTGATCTCGGGTGGCTAAATATTGCGGATGCACTAGCGTCAGATAAAGACGATAAGGTACCCGCCACACCAGCAACGGTTCACTGGTTGAATCTTGCCAAACACCATAACGAACAAGGCTATTTGGCTCGGGTGAAATGGCTTCCTAACAGCCTTAGCTTCAGTTATCAGTGGCAAAACCGGAGCCAGAATAGACTCACACTGATGATGTATACGTTGGCTGAAAAAACATCCAAATCAATTCTGGAAGAAACCAGCACAACTTGGATTAACTTAAACGATGACCTCTATTTTTTAAGTGATAGCCGTTATTTCATTTGGGCCTCTGAACGCAGTGGTTTCAAACATTTGTATTTGTATCGCACCGACGGTAGCCTCATTCGACAACTGACCAGTGGCGATTGGATGGTAGATAATCTCAGTCATGTGGATGAAATTACCGGCGTTATTTATTTTACCGGTCGTAAAGAGACCCCGTTAGAGCGTCATTTGTATCGCGCTAACTTAAATAACAGCTCACCAGGACAACCGAGTCAATTGAGCACCCGAGCAGGTATGCACAATGTGGTGTTTGCGGCCGATGGGCGTAGCTATATCGATTATTTTTCCAGTAGCCGTCAACCTCCACAGGTTAGCCTGCACGGACCAACCGGCGAACGGATTACCTGGCTGCATGAAAACCGTCTTGACCAAGGGCATCCGCTAAGCCCATATCTCGCTACGTGGAGCTATCCAGAGTTCGGTCATTTAGAAGCCGCCGATGGCCAACGTTTGTACTATCAAATAAATAAGCCAGCGCAGATAGCTGATAATCAAAATCATCCAGCTATTGTGATGGTTTACGGCGGTCCGCGTGCGCAGCGTGTGACCAATAGTTGGGGCGACTACTTTACCCAGTACCTGGTTCAACAAGGCTATGTGGTGTTTAAACTGGACAATCGCGGTAGTGGCAATCGCGGCCGTCAGTTTGAAAGCGGTATTTATCGTCAGTTGAGTCAACTTGAAGTAGCCGATCAAAAAGTCGGCGCGAAATGGCTCGCGAAGCAACCGTATGTGAATAGTAGTCGCATCGGGGTATTCGGTCACAGTTACGGCGGTTATATGGCGCTACATTTAATCATGCGCGCACCAGAGCTATTCTCTGCAGCAGTTGCCGGCGCCCCAGTGACCGACTGGGCACTCTACGATACCCATTACACTGAACGTTACATGGGAACGCCGCAAGATAACCCTGAAGGGTATCAACAAGCCAATGTCTTGACCTATGCGGATAACCTGAAAAAACCGTTGATGATTTATCATGGCATGGCCGATGACAACGTTCTATTTACCCACACAGCGATGCTTGCGCATCGATTGCAGCAATCGATGATTCCATTTGACATGATGGCCTATCCCGGCAAAGCCCACGGCATTCGCGGGCGCGAGGCAAGTATTCATCGCTATCAACTGGTCACCGACTTTTTTAATCGACACTTACGATAA
- a CDS encoding M28 family metallopeptidase, with protein MRFFSYIGAIAVALSLSACADESQSNEAVSADAAALQAHLEFLASDDLEGRDTGSRGHEIAAKYIATEFKSLGLEPAGDDGTYFQRIKFRRSFLEENSASFTLNTGDEEISLDYPKEFITGPSAYSEKDDVEAPLVFVGYGLVSEAFGINDYEGLDVEGKIVVMVSGRPEELPSEEGAHLNSSKTKFAAERGAVGIINLHTPAREEVRPFEVSIMYQRAPSVRWLHPNGEPNVAYKNIAASAYVQHEAAEKLFVNAPVKLEEIFAQLEAGESPKGFDLGVSARLQRASRHEEISSPNVVAVLPGSDEKLKNEYVLYTAHSDHIGMTKDLSQDDHINNGAMDNASGVSVMLETARMFKESGKQPKRSIMFLSVTAEERGLLGADYFAHHPTVPLSQIVANVNLDMPVLLYDFADVIAFGSTHSTLGGSVARAAGQFGIELSEDPMPEQAIFTRSDHYPFVKKGVPAVFLMTGFTSKTEGEDGGEVWGKFFAEHYHRPSDQPDLPINYEAGVTFTNINFAIGQEIANQVERPRWLPESFFSQLD; from the coding sequence ATGCGATTTTTTTCATATATCGGTGCTATTGCGGTAGCGCTGAGTCTCTCGGCTTGTGCCGATGAATCTCAATCGAATGAAGCTGTAAGTGCCGACGCTGCAGCGTTACAAGCACATCTTGAATTTCTAGCGAGCGATGATCTTGAAGGGCGTGATACTGGTAGCCGCGGCCATGAAATTGCGGCGAAGTACATTGCTACTGAGTTTAAAAGCTTAGGTTTAGAGCCGGCTGGTGATGACGGAACCTACTTTCAACGCATCAAATTTCGCCGCAGTTTTCTTGAAGAAAACAGCGCATCGTTTACCTTAAATACTGGTGACGAAGAAATTAGCTTGGATTATCCAAAAGAATTTATCACTGGGCCGAGCGCTTACAGTGAAAAAGATGATGTTGAAGCACCGTTAGTTTTTGTTGGTTATGGTTTGGTTTCAGAAGCTTTTGGTATCAATGATTACGAAGGTCTTGATGTTGAAGGCAAGATTGTTGTGATGGTCAGCGGTCGTCCAGAGGAGTTACCCAGCGAAGAAGGCGCCCATCTAAATAGCAGCAAAACAAAGTTCGCAGCAGAGCGCGGTGCGGTTGGTATTATCAACTTACATACGCCAGCTCGCGAAGAAGTGCGTCCATTTGAAGTGAGCATTATGTATCAACGTGCACCAAGCGTTCGTTGGTTACATCCAAACGGCGAGCCAAACGTTGCATATAAGAACATCGCGGCATCAGCCTACGTTCAGCATGAAGCGGCTGAAAAATTATTTGTGAATGCGCCAGTTAAGCTAGAAGAAATTTTTGCTCAGTTAGAAGCGGGTGAATCACCAAAAGGATTTGATTTAGGTGTGAGTGCTCGTTTGCAGCGCGCATCGCGTCACGAGGAAATCAGCAGCCCTAATGTTGTGGCTGTACTTCCGGGCAGCGATGAAAAACTCAAGAATGAATATGTGCTTTATACGGCGCATTCTGATCACATTGGCATGACCAAAGATTTGAGCCAAGATGACCATATTAACAATGGCGCAATGGATAATGCTTCTGGCGTCTCGGTGATGCTTGAAACGGCTCGTATGTTCAAAGAGAGCGGAAAGCAGCCGAAACGCTCAATCATGTTCTTGTCTGTTACAGCTGAAGAGCGCGGTTTGCTGGGTGCTGATTACTTTGCACATCATCCAACTGTACCGTTGAGTCAGATTGTGGCGAACGTAAACCTTGATATGCCAGTGTTGCTATATGATTTTGCTGACGTGATTGCCTTCGGCTCAACTCACTCAACTTTGGGTGGGTCGGTTGCGCGAGCTGCGGGGCAATTCGGTATTGAGCTCAGTGAAGACCCAATGCCTGAGCAAGCTATTTTCACACGTTCAGATCACTACCCGTTTGTGAAAAAAGGCGTGCCAGCGGTATTTTTAATGACGGGCTTTACTTCGAAAACTGAAGGTGAAGATGGTGGCGAAGTGTGGGGCAAATTCTTTGCTGAACATTATCACCGTCCAAGTGATCAGCCAGACTTGCCAATTAACTATGAAGCTGGCGTAACCTTTACTAATATCAACTTTGCAATTGGTCAAGAAATAGCGAACCAAGTTGAGCGTCCGCGCTGGTTACCAGAGAGTTTCTTCTCGCAGCTTGATTAA
- a CDS encoding acyl-CoA thioesterase, whose product MRFLSRRLVMPNDLNFAGSLFGGRILEWIDEEAYIFAACQLDAKSLVTKHIGAIAFETSAYQGDVVEFGLGVKKVGNTSVTLTCVVRNKQTKQNICVADDIVFVHIDPETRTPQPHGKTKAELDALPIETPA is encoded by the coding sequence ATGCGCTTTTTATCTCGTCGCCTCGTCATGCCGAACGATCTTAACTTTGCCGGCTCTTTATTTGGTGGCCGTATTCTTGAATGGATTGATGAAGAAGCCTATATCTTTGCGGCCTGCCAACTCGATGCGAAAAGCCTAGTTACGAAGCACATCGGCGCCATCGCGTTTGAAACATCAGCCTATCAAGGCGACGTGGTTGAATTTGGTCTTGGTGTAAAAAAAGTAGGTAATACCTCGGTCACGCTCACTTGCGTGGTTCGCAATAAGCAAACCAAGCAAAATATTTGTGTAGCCGATGATATTGTCTTCGTTCATATCGATCCGGAAACTCGCACGCCACAACCACATGGCAAAACGAAAGCAGAACTCGATGCTCTACCGATCGAAACACCAGCTTAG